The window CATATTAACCTGACATGATTTCTTCTCTGATGCTGTTCCTAGTACGAAGATGAGGATCATGACAAAGTTATCCTCGCATCCGACGGTGACCTTGTGGCAGCAGTGGATCATGCTCGACAAGCTGGTTTGAAGGTAGGTTTCGTTAGGTGCTGGTCCTTGCTTGGGTGTTCAATGCTGGTGGATGACTGCCACATTAATTAACATATTGGACTTCTCTTTCCAACAAAGATGGTGGTTTTGAAGTAAAAGCAATATTTTGATCTAGCCAGTAGTTCAAATAGGATACAATGACCATTCTGATGGGCTTTTCCATTTAACAACTGAAGTTTGTGTCGGCTGAAACTGATACTTACAGTCAAGTCGTTCTATTTTGCAGAGCTTAAGGTTGCATTTAGATCATTCAGGGTTGGGTCGCAGGAAGAAGGGACGTGAATCGGGAAGTCTCGAGTACGCACACAAGGACGCATGGGCAGCTGCATACAGCACAGTTGCTGCAGGAGCAGCATTCGTCGCTGGTATTGGAGTTATGGCTTACTTGAAAAGATCAGCAGCATAAACACATCAGGTTCAACTCCAAACATTCTCTTGTAATCATAGAAGTTCTATGCTATGTATTTGTTTTTCCTGGACCGAAAAAAAGAATCTTTGAGAATGTGTGTTACAAATTTCGTCTTTCCCCTTTCTGTAAAATTATTTCGTTGTTCTATCACTGCAGGTGTAATAATGACGCTGCGATTGGCTCGACTTGACATAACCTTACTTTGGCGTATTTGTGACGTCATTTAGTTTCGCCTGTAGTAATTAGAACAAGGCATGAATATAATTTGTTCCTCTACTCATTGTTTACGGAGTAGTTAAAAAGTTAATTCCCTATTTTAGCTTCTTTTTTGGATAAATAGCTGGAAGATTAATTATTCTTTGGCTAACTGATTCCCTTATTAGTCTCAAATGCTCTATAATATGTATGGAACATTGACAAATTCCATTATAATTGACTTCGGGGGAGGGGGGTTAATGTAATAATATGAAACAAGTGCACAAGACCATAATTTTCAATGTCAGTAAATCCTTGTGGAGCTGCAGGTGGCTGTCTCAACGCGATAAAAACAATTTATTTGGTTTTTCTCGCGTTATATGATTAAGGCAAATCCACTGTTCAACTTCATACAGcggaaaaaggaaaaatattgaGAAAAAAAGGGCTATTAATACCATGTGGAAAAGTATTTAACTGCAATGCCTGGAGATTGATGAAATAGCGATCATCTACCGTCCTTTTCTCATCAGACGATTGACACTACTTTGCTCCATCTCGCTCTCCCTCCCCCTCTCCTCTTACGGGCACGAATCTTAATGCGTCCGTCGCCTTGCTTATAAAAGGAgtctggtctctctctctctctcgttcgctCTCGCTCTCGCGTCCATGGGGAACGCCAATAGCATTCCGGAAGCCCAGCGGACGATGCAGCGCCAGCTCCAGTACTGCCAGGAAATGCGCACCCAGTTGGAATGTCAAGTCTCTTCTCTCGAAACACTAGCCTGGAGGAGGAAGGACGAAATAGAAAGGAACATGGTCAGCGTTTGCTCCTCCCCCAAATCGCTCCGTCTTTGGTTTCCTTTtcccattttttttctctttccggTTCGCTTTCTTGTCATAGTGATGGTATATGTTGTCTCTTACTGCGTAGGCTGATAGTACCCGGAACTTCGGTATCTTTAAGGATTGCCTTGACGAACTTGAGCAAGCGGAGTCAATATTCCAACACCTATCGACAAAGAAATCGATCTGTGAAAAAGAGGTACAAAGACTAGTCTTCCATGGCAGTGGATCTTATTTTGCTCATGCTATTACATCGAGTCGATCGATTAGATGCAATTAGTTCCATGAGGATGTTCTGCACCTTCCTGATCTGTAGTTCATATGTATCTTGCATTAAACAATCAAAAGGAAAAGGTTCAAGAAAGTCATATGGATGATTATTTTTCTTCAAATGAACAAGGCGTTCTTGAATGCAGTAATAATCTTTGATTTGTGCAGGATAATTCTTCGATACCATGGCATAAGGACATTCTTTTCTGTTTGTCATAGGCACAGAGATAATCGTAGCTTTCAAGAAGATAGTCCTTCCATAAATTCCATGAAGATGTTCTGAACATTCGTAATTTGTATTTCATATATATCTTGCATAAAATCATCTAAGGAAAAGGTTCATGAAAGTCACATCAACATTCTTTCAATTAATAGAATTCTTATTCTTTTACGGATCACTTTCTTATAATTACTAAATATTCGCAATCTTGATGTTAGTCCTTGAAAATGATACAACTGCTAGACAAATTGCTGCacatcattttcttttctttattttaagAGGTCTTCAATGCAATAGTCTCTGGTATTTTCaggatgctttttttttttttggagcaaTGGTCTGGAACTTTTCACCTCATGATGCACACAATGTTGGTCTAGCTATTAAGATGAGAGCCCGTCCTTCTTATTCAGTTATTTAATGTTGATGTGTGATCAAATTGATGTCTAATTAACACTAATGACATATATAAAAAGTCCTAGGTGGtttgattcttttttattttgtgacTGACTATTATATATCTAACAAAAATCTAAAGTCTTTTCATTCTTGTATGAAATTTTGGTCATTCTAAACTTTGAGGATCAGTTCTCTTATACAGTGTTGATATGGATTTGATGGGAATAACTCGCTGAGTCAATCACAAATAAATTTTCTGTAGATCTTTTTTATGTGGATATAAAGAAATTTATGTAACATAAATTTGCTGAGGTGGAACTTTGCTGTTGTGGTTCCTTAAGTTCTCTTATCGTCTTTTGTTCTTAATTGTCAGCCTATTTTTGTGGCTCTCCAGGTTGCAAGATTATCCGATGAGCTTAATGACTTAGATCCAGAAAGTGCAGCCAGGGCTGGCGAGCATTCtccagaaacctctgcagaaataagAGAATCCCCTGAAAGTGGTACGCATATCTACAGAATCTTGTCTGAGGTGATCATGTCGATCACAGATGTATAAGTTCACATTTCAAGATGCTTAGTTACTCTTAGAAGCAAGAAAGATACTGCTGCATCAGCTCTGCAGAAACCAATATTTGAAGTCGGGTATAATAGATTGGCCAAGAATAGAACTTAATCAGACACATGAATAGAACTTCTGTTCATCTGATTCTGAAGTTGCTTAAATTAGTGAACTAACAGTTTTCTTGATTCTAGATAATTGTATTTCTGAAATAACGCGCATGTTGATGAAATGTAGAGCATGATAATTTTTCTTCCATCTCGATATCTGGGAAATTTGTTCATATTAGCTCAGCGTTTCGAATAGAATCAACAAAGATTTGTTATGTATCTATGGATTTTGTAGCCTATGGTAATGTTTCTTTCGTAATTGCCTGTGTGATTGCTGCACCGTGCAGGTTTCAGCATAGACTATGACACATTCTTCGGTAAGCAGAAGACACAACCACATTATCCTTATGTCAAAGATTCTTGAAGATAAACCGGTTCCACTAGTTCATGGTATGAAGAAATATGTCTCATTAGATTTGGCTCCACTGATTTTGTTCGAGTACCGTCTTGAGTTTTCTTGTTATATCACCATACGCACTACAGCCATGATGAACTCCATTGTCATTTATTGATAGACTGATGTATTACTCCCTTTCGAAGTCCAATGTGACAAGACAATGATGCCTGGTAGGATTGACTTTTCTTGCACTCTTTCGGATCTGTAATCCTTGCTTTGACAATGAACATTTGCCCATCCAACAAAACTGGAACAATGCAGTTCTTGAATGATTTCTCTTCTCATCTTCTGCTATACCATTCTTGAATGTCTTGGTGATGTTTAACACCCAGAATCAATGGTAGTAGTGTTACAGGGAAAGCTGGTCAAGCCAATTTATCAAAAGACATTTATGTAGCATCAACCAACACTGCATGTTTGCAGTGTCTTCTTCTATCTAACCAGAGAACCCACAGACCAATTGCTCCACCGGCCTCCAAATCAGAGAAAGATGAGCACTGGGAgatgcatgatatatatatatatatatatatatatatatatatatatatatatatatatatatatatatatatataatgttcgtACCCCTCTATATCTGTGCTAAGAATAAGTAAATTGTCATAAATTTTTAGTGAATACATTggagaggtttttttttttcttacccaAATTATCTTATTCTACTCTTCCTTTTTCGTCTTTCATTTGATGTGATAGTTAAGTTAACTCATAGCTCATTCCCAACACATGTCCCTGTAAAAACAAAGCATAATTACAATTTATGATGTACAGCATgaatatttttgaaataaatttaGTTTATAAATGAGAATAAATTTAAGGGGGAAGAATGTTACAGTATTAAActtattttgattcataataataaATTCATTGCATGGTAGTAATCAAGTTAAATTAAAAATTGGGTACTCAAGAGACCGAAAAGAATTCAATTTGGATTTTTACCTCGGAGTTACTTCATACAAAAACAAATGAATAATTGAGTATTAAATAGATTCACAATGATAAATTTAATTATCGCATGGTAGTAATAAAGTTAAATTAGAATTGAGTACTAGCTACTTCATATGAGAAACAAACAAATGAATAAATGACGAATATTCTTATACACATAAGAATTAAAGTTTTCAAATATTTCTCAACGAGACTTATGTACCAAAAGAGAATAAATTTAAAGGGGGAAGATTGTTAAGAGTATTAAAAGTTTTCAGATTCACACCAATAAGTTCATCGTATAGAAAAAatcttattaaattaaaatagGATACTCATaggatggaatatatatatatatatatatatatatatatatatatatatactttacatTTTCTCTCTCAAGACATTTGACCGGATATGGCCAATGGTTTGTACCTCTATATAAGACGATGCTTGGTACCTCTGAAGCTATACATTTGAGAGAATAATGGCTGATCAAAGCGTTCGTGCGTTCGCGGTGGCCTTGGTGCTGCTGGTGGCGTTGGGCGTGGCGCCGGATCTTGCAGAGTGCGTGGGCGGCGTGGTGCTCGACCCCTGCACCCCCGAGCGGTGTGCTGCGGTGTGCAGGAAGATCCTGAAGGACAAGTACCAGAGCTCCTCCTGCACCATTTACTCGAACGGGAAGCTCTGCATATGCATCGGCTGAGTGCTGATGATGCCTCTCGAAGCAGGAGGACCTAAATAACCTGATGCTGGAATTAAAATAGCCTGTCTTGATCGAGGATACAGGAGAGATTGTTCTATGCATGTTATGAACAGTTCAATGAAATATTGTTAACTCCATCTCAATCGACTCTAATCTTAGTATGAAATATTCCAAGGAAGGAGAACGTACTCTGCTCCGCCGGTTAAAGTCGCAGCTTTGGACAACCTTTAACATCAAATTTTGGCAATCGTTTAAGCTTCTCCGGCATGGACGACAGAGCTCTGCAGTCATATATACATAAAGAATCCAGATAGTTGTATTCTTGCAGCCACTCTGGCAAAAATTCCAGATCGTCGCATCCAATAATTCTCAAGCTGTCGAATATAACACATCGTTTCATGTCGAACAATTCTCAAGCTTTTCGCAATGAGATAGATCTAAGACTTGTAAATTTATAAGCTTGCACAAGGATTTAGGAAGTACCTGGATCTCAGATTGGGAGTGGTTGAGGTATCTTAAGATAAGTAACTTACCTATTGTTTTTGGTAATTGCTGGAGTCTGATGGCTCGTAAATGCAATATACGTAGATGTACGAGGTTGGTAAACATATCTTCTGGAATATGTAAGACTTGATATTTGTGTCGAAGGTCAGTCTCCTTATGTTGTAATACCAAGCCTCTCAACTTATTTATTCCATTGGACAATCTCGTCGGAAGTTTCATAAATCTTGGCGTCCTTGGGAGACCCATAAATCGAATTATAGCCTCTCTTACAGGATTGAATTATCGCGTTTGCTTCCTCCTCTCGGTCACGCCGGCTGAGTGCTTGTCTCATGCACAATTTTACCCATGCATCCTCCGATATGTTCCCCAAATAGTACCGTCGGACAGACAACCACGATAAACGATAAGTAGAACTAAAGTCAGCGGTGACAACCACCGTACTCCCCGGTGCGCCGACGAGCAACAGAAAGTTCTCCAACTGGACCCACTCATCCTCGTCCTCCTCCGCGATGTTGAGATCATCCAGAACGAGCAAGTATTTGCTTCCATGGAATCCATCGTAGAATAGCCAGATGTCCTCGCATGGCTCCCCCGGTTATTGATCTCGTGAATTCTCTCATGATCCGCTTCGGATCCAACGAAGCAATGTTTGGGACATCCACCCAGATTCGATGCTGGAAATTCTCGCGCACCCAGGGATGGTGGTAAATCAACCGAGCGAGGGTCGTCTTCCCATCACCGCCACTTATGAGCAGCCATTCATCACAATCGCCAGACTGTTGTTGCTGCAAAATGTCGATGATTTCTTCTACATCTTCGTCGCGTCCCACCACCTCTTCTCTTAGGACGGTGGAGTGCTCTTCTTCTTGTCGTGGATCCACAGACTCCAATATCTCCTTCGAGAGGCCCAACACGGACCCCCTCCTCCCCAGATACTTCAGCCGGCCCACCATCTCCTTGAGCTTCAATAGAATGGGTCGGCGAGAGGCCGCCCGGATGCTGCAGATGGAGCGATTCGATGCTGCAGCCGCTCCTCCTCTTGGATGCCAGGCAAGGATCCTACCGAGCAGATCGTCGACGTCCACAATGGCTGCACCGACGTCAGTCACCCACTCCTCCAACTCCGGCTCCTTCAACGCTCGAAGCTCGGCGTCCAAGATCGTGCCATTGATAGCCCAGAGGAGGTCTCGAATCATCTCCATGTGGTTTGGCATGCCTAGTAGTCGCCCCTGCGGCATCATCGCAGGCCTCGGCAGTACATGCAACAGTACGTGCTCCAGATCTGACGCCAACGCCATGGCTTTGATGTCAGGGTGGCAGCTACGGAGCTCTAGATTATCGATTGAGCTGTGGACTGGTATTGCTCAACCCACTGGGAATCTACCAAGCATTTATAACCCACAGTTGTTCCCTTTTCGTACAACACTTTGTTCTCGTCTCAAGCAACCATTAATGCTTGATGAAAGCTAATCCGGGTGGTGCCACCAACACGATGAGGCTCTCGGAATCTACCTTCACAGTCTGTGCGAGTAACGAATCAATCATCCGAGCAAGCTCCAAGTAATGCTTGATTCTTCTCCGTAGTTAGCTACCTTTTCGTGGCTCTCCTGCAATCTCACAATCTTTGTGTCGAGCGAGCTGTaaaggagcaaaagttgttgtcttCGTCTCGAGCGAGCTGCAATGGAACCAAAGAACTTGTGGTCGCCTACGATTCTCTACCCCTCATTCAttctttctcttatttctttGCTTCTTTTTGCCTGTGTCAAGACAGCGAGCAAATGGGTTACCTTTTCCTTGCCGTCTGCCGTTCTCCGATGCTCCGAGGGAGCACGAATGTGCTAACCTTCCTCTTCTTTACTAAGAATCTTACAACTTTTAATCAAAGCATTGCATCACCGGCGagacaaaaaaaagaaatcattCTTTCGATGATCTGAAATCAAATTTTAATGTCGAGAtatgaatattttaatttataacgTTCATTTTTATTTGATCCATAAACACACCGAATCTGAAATATATAGTAATATTACAAGATGAATTAGATTTATCTTTTCTCTCTTCGTATCCGTATCAATTATCCACGTATAGACATGAATAGAGATTACAGGATAAATAATTAGGATAGTTACTCCCATTAAAATCATCTCTAAAGAAATCCTAATATAattaaatcatttttttattgatcaataatcacaatcaaaatttaatgatatttataatatttcttaATATGATCTATCCATAGATACTTGTACTTGTATTCTAAATAAATAACTTATATTGAATGATAATAATAGATGGAAACAAACAAGAAAATCTGGAAGGGGCACTTTATTCTGGAGCCGCAATTCCATCACCACTACAATTATGAAGTCTTACACGATGAACTTACGAGAAATTATGTCTTTTATTTTCTCGCAAGTGCATGGCTGATAAGTTACATTATTTTTCTCAACCATGCTCGTAGGCATCGCTCTCATCGCTTTTGTAGCCTCTTGGCAAAGTAAATGCTGCAGCAAATGTGAGGGTCGCAATAAGCACTCGACCGGTAGTTGCggagtaatatatattttttctgtcttttatttttctttcccttATAGCTATAAACTATTATCTGTATCTCGAttcttatactttaaaaagtaatATTGGATCTCTACATTTAtaaaaaatgaaacatttaatcttaattcttcttaCATTA of the Musa acuminata AAA Group cultivar baxijiao chromosome BXJ2-10, Cavendish_Baxijiao_AAA, whole genome shotgun sequence genome contains:
- the LOC135625339 gene encoding uncharacterized protein LOC135625339, translated to MGNANSIPEAQRTMQRQLQYCQEMRTQLECQVSSLETLAWRRKDEIERNMADSTRNFGIFKDCLDELEQAESIFQHLSTKKSICEKEVARLSDELNDLDPESAARAGEHSPETSAEIRESPESGFSIDYDTFFGKQKTQPHYPYVKDS
- the LOC135625992 gene encoding disease resistance protein RGA2-like; its protein translation is MALASDLEHVLLHVLPRPAMMPQGRLLGMPNHMEMIRDLLWAINGTILDAELRALKEPELEEWVTDVGAAIVDVDDLLGRILAWHPRGGAAAASNRSICSIRAASRRPILLKLKEMVGRLKYLGRRGSVLGLSKEILESVDPRQEEEHSTVLREEVVGRDEDVEEIIDILQQQQSGDCDEWLLISGGDGKTTLARLIYHHPWVRENFQHRIWVDVPNIASLDPKRIMREFTRSITGGAMRGHLAILRWIPWKQILARSG